One window from the genome of Echinicola vietnamensis DSM 17526 encodes:
- a CDS encoding Mg-chelatase subunit ChlI has translation MTYQQLKSKDLLKIKTLGELKASGYQPKSIKEELRQNLIQKIKAKENVFAGIWGYEDTVIPDIERAILSRHNINFLGLRGQAKTRIARQMTELLDEYVPVVEGAELNDDPMQPLTNFAIELVDEKGDDTPIGWWHRDDRYTEKLATPDVSVADLIGDVDPIKAATLKLSYNDERVIHYGLVPRSHRSIFVINELPDLQARIQVALFNILQEGDIQIRGFKLRLPLDIQFVFTANPEDYTNRGSIVTPLKDRIESQIITHYPKNIEIGKKITAQESKISGKPMDKIHVPELMKNLIEQVAVEARTSEYVDEKSGVSARLTISAYENLLSAAERRIYLNDENETVTRIADLIGIIPAITGKVELVYEGEQEGAGLVAYNLIGKAIRTLFAQHFPTPEQKKKDKEGNPYVLPLSWFGEGHHIDILASQSDKEYKKSLHEVPGLEKVTTDFVKQLPEKEKEFYMEFALHGLAEYSQLSKKLLDTGMQFKDLFSSMFDMEAPDEDDFDEENLN, from the coding sequence ATGACATACCAGCAATTGAAGAGCAAAGATTTATTAAAAATAAAAACACTTGGCGAATTAAAGGCCAGCGGTTATCAGCCTAAATCCATTAAGGAAGAACTCCGCCAAAATCTGATACAAAAAATAAAAGCAAAAGAAAATGTTTTTGCTGGAATTTGGGGTTATGAAGACACGGTCATCCCGGACATCGAGCGTGCCATCCTTTCCCGCCACAACATCAACTTTCTCGGCCTAAGAGGACAGGCAAAAACGAGAATTGCCCGGCAAATGACCGAGCTTTTGGATGAATACGTGCCCGTGGTGGAGGGTGCTGAGCTTAACGATGACCCCATGCAACCTTTAACCAATTTTGCCATAGAGTTGGTGGACGAAAAAGGGGACGATACGCCCATTGGATGGTGGCACAGGGATGATCGATACACCGAAAAACTGGCCACGCCCGACGTCTCCGTAGCAGACCTTATCGGGGATGTGGACCCCATCAAAGCCGCCACGCTAAAACTCTCCTATAACGATGAGCGTGTCATCCATTATGGTTTGGTGCCCCGTTCGCACCGCTCCATATTTGTGATCAACGAGCTTCCTGACTTGCAGGCGAGAATCCAAGTGGCGCTGTTTAACATCCTTCAAGAAGGTGACATTCAGATCCGGGGCTTCAAACTCAGACTTCCACTGGACATCCAATTTGTCTTTACGGCCAATCCAGAAGATTATACCAATCGTGGCAGTATCGTCACCCCGCTGAAAGACCGGATTGAATCCCAAATCATCACCCACTATCCCAAAAACATCGAAATCGGCAAAAAAATCACTGCCCAAGAATCCAAGATCAGTGGAAAGCCGATGGATAAGATCCATGTGCCAGAACTGATGAAAAACCTGATAGAACAGGTGGCGGTGGAAGCGCGCACAAGCGAATATGTAGATGAAAAAAGTGGGGTTTCGGCAAGGCTGACCATTTCAGCCTATGAAAACTTACTTTCAGCCGCCGAACGCAGGATTTATCTGAACGACGAAAACGAAACCGTCACCCGAATTGCAGACCTAATCGGGATCATTCCAGCCATTACGGGAAAAGTGGAATTGGTATATGAAGGCGAGCAGGAAGGCGCCGGACTGGTAGCCTATAACCTTATTGGCAAAGCGATTAGGACCTTGTTTGCACAACACTTCCCCACCCCAGAGCAAAAGAAAAAAGACAAAGAAGGCAATCCTTACGTCTTGCCCCTTTCATGGTTCGGAGAAGGCCACCACATCGACATCTTGGCATCACAAAGTGACAAGGAATACAAAAAATCCCTACATGAAGTCCCTGGATTGGAAAAAGTCACCACGGATTTTGTAAAGCAGCTACCTGAAAAAGAAAAGGAATTCTATATGGAATTTGCCTTGCATGGCTTGGCCGAATACAGTCAACTCAGCAAAAAACTCCTTGACACCGGTATGCAGTTTAAGGACCTTTTCAGCAGCATGTTTGACATGGAAGCCCCTGACGAAGATGATTTCGATGAGGAAAATTTAAATTGA
- a CDS encoding vWA domain-containing protein — MKGFRFTQYTPQKDPNKNTFENLLDVFLQLVTMTGGDVGEALSWLTNLDNRYGMTNPGYGIGDFIDDLKDKGYLTEENQKGEIKITGKSEQQIRKSALEEIFGKLKKGKGGQHRTTLTGQGEDKGSERRPFEFGDNLEQIALTDSLRNAQINHGFGGDFLLTEDDLEVTENEYRTQTSTVLMIDISHSMILYGEDRITPAKKVAMALAELIKTRYPKDTLDVIVFGNDAWQIEIKDLPYLQVGPYHTNTVAGLQLAMDLLRRRKNPNKQIFMITDGKPTCLKVGIKYYKNSFGIDSKILNETLKLAAQCRKIKIPVTTFMIASDPYLKEFVQEFTKANNGNAYYSNLKGLGHLIFEDYRRNRTKRF; from the coding sequence ATGAAAGGATTTAGATTCACTCAATACACCCCTCAAAAGGATCCTAACAAAAATACTTTTGAGAACCTCTTGGATGTATTTTTGCAGCTTGTCACCATGACTGGTGGCGATGTAGGCGAGGCTTTGAGCTGGTTGACGAACTTGGACAATCGCTATGGCATGACCAATCCGGGATACGGGATCGGCGATTTCATCGATGACCTCAAAGACAAAGGATACCTCACGGAAGAAAATCAAAAGGGAGAAATCAAAATCACCGGGAAATCGGAACAACAAATTCGTAAAAGTGCTTTAGAAGAGATTTTCGGCAAATTAAAAAAGGGAAAAGGCGGCCAACACCGGACCACCCTTACGGGGCAAGGTGAAGATAAAGGCAGTGAACGAAGGCCGTTTGAATTTGGAGACAACCTGGAACAAATTGCCCTGACAGACTCCCTTCGCAATGCCCAGATCAACCATGGTTTCGGTGGTGATTTCCTGCTTACCGAAGATGACCTGGAAGTCACCGAAAACGAATACCGTACCCAGACCAGCACGGTGCTGATGATCGACATTTCCCACTCCATGATCCTGTATGGCGAGGACCGGATCACCCCTGCCAAAAAGGTGGCCATGGCCCTTGCTGAACTCATCAAAACCCGATATCCAAAGGATACCCTTGATGTTATTGTCTTTGGGAATGATGCTTGGCAGATCGAGATCAAGGACCTCCCTTACTTGCAAGTAGGACCCTACCACACCAATACGGTGGCGGGACTCCAGCTGGCCATGGATTTATTAAGAAGAAGAAAAAATCCCAATAAGCAAATCTTTATGATCACCGACGGGAAACCCACCTGTCTGAAAGTAGGGATCAAATATTACAAAAACAGTTTCGGCATTGACAGCAAAATCCTAAATGAAACCCTAAAACTGGCTGCTCAATGTCGAAAAATAAAAATACCGGTCACCACCTTTATGATTGCTTCAGATCCCTATCTCAAGGAATTCGTGCAGGAATTTACCAAAGCCAACAATGGCAATGCCTATTACAGCAACCTTAAAGGGCTAGGCCACCTTATTTTTGAAGACTATCGAAGAAACAGAACAAAACGCTTTTAA
- a CDS encoding acylphosphatase: protein MNKKYKILGKVQGVFFRKSTQEKAQEIGVKGWVKNEPDGSVLTVIQGNEEQVKAMEKWLKHGPPQAEVTALLLLSEGYDLKHDTFEIKR, encoded by the coding sequence ATGAATAAGAAATACAAAATACTAGGTAAAGTCCAAGGGGTATTTTTTAGAAAGAGTACTCAAGAAAAAGCCCAGGAAATCGGGGTGAAAGGTTGGGTGAAAAATGAGCCAGATGGTTCTGTCCTGACAGTGATCCAAGGGAATGAGGAACAGGTGAAAGCCATGGAGAAATGGCTAAAACATGGGCCTCCCCAAGCCGAAGTAACAGCACTTTTGTTGCTAAGTGAAGGATATGATCTTAAGCATGACACCTTCGAGATTAAACGATAG
- a CDS encoding ATP-binding protein — protein sequence MLKMLGKGLLINTLVVLGLLIGGYSFVSGQSSMDTARLERVLEASKGVINRDIRDSMDFDYILELENFYHQIEDPLDIVKASRYLGIYYRSIFYFQDSEKYILNGMRLAKSIEEWGLYLELAKELATVYRSLGEYDKLKAEMDYCLKISQRYQVKSKELIPLMELALYNSYDIQNYEQGIVFGKRFLERAEYHQKMDAPDPMLDYRVATETVIIKIELAKCYIKTEQKFDLVKSYLDEAKYFFEPYGDQEKLSRIYEEYLNYYLKLGDLEAVKASLEKYNFHLRMSKQQFVQRTHEIPVYLKELSNLEQELEMTQMKNRRLNLEKQLYIGLIVLILVLMGTYFYLALRNRRIQMALNESLMAQNKLLENVSRDKSKFFSVVSHELRTPVYAITGLTSVMDVDKVVPQQIKAIKHSGDYLLLLINNILQMMNFEQGQKDQSKPNKSYFDLSEILADVIDSAHYFAQQNEVDLLLNTTWEGPMWVKGERQKLMQVLLNLIINGIKYSGDSKVVLSVEKVGAEDNAGKFNFKVSDNGIGIPKEQQEKMFNFMDRIGDQDSSHNPFDLHGVGIGLFVVEKLLQEMDSKIHLRSEEGEGATFSFELLMETNKNEVTVRDAELSPKKEGLHILVVDDSDINLMVAERLVTKLGYKCFKATDSDDVVSIILKEKIHLVLMDLNMPSISGYALSRKIKEVVDVPIIAHTAVMEEELDRKLMEDSGIQGYIIKPYSLPALKKILYENITEETQ from the coding sequence ATGCTTAAAATGTTAGGGAAAGGTTTGCTCATAAATACGTTGGTTGTCCTTGGGCTGCTAATCGGGGGGTATTCCTTCGTTTCGGGTCAGTCCAGTATGGACACAGCTCGCCTAGAGAGGGTACTAGAAGCTTCGAAGGGAGTGATCAATCGGGACATCCGCGATTCGATGGATTTTGATTATATCCTAGAATTGGAAAACTTTTATCATCAGATCGAAGATCCGTTGGATATAGTAAAGGCTTCTCGGTATTTAGGGATTTATTATAGGTCCATTTTTTATTTCCAAGACAGCGAAAAGTACATCTTAAATGGCATGAGGCTGGCAAAATCGATCGAAGAGTGGGGGCTTTATCTGGAGCTGGCAAAAGAACTGGCCACTGTATATAGAAGTTTGGGAGAATACGACAAGCTAAAAGCTGAAATGGACTATTGCCTGAAAATTTCCCAACGTTACCAAGTCAAGTCTAAGGAGTTAATTCCCTTGATGGAACTTGCCTTGTATAATAGTTATGATATTCAAAATTATGAACAAGGAATTGTGTTTGGAAAGCGTTTTTTGGAAAGGGCAGAATACCACCAGAAGATGGATGCTCCAGATCCAATGCTGGATTATCGGGTGGCTACCGAAACGGTGATTATTAAAATTGAACTGGCTAAATGTTACATTAAGACTGAACAAAAATTTGATTTGGTAAAGTCATATTTAGATGAAGCAAAATATTTTTTTGAACCATACGGAGATCAAGAAAAATTGTCCAGGATCTATGAAGAGTACCTTAACTATTACCTCAAGTTGGGGGACTTGGAAGCGGTAAAAGCGAGTCTGGAAAAGTATAACTTTCATTTGAGGATGAGTAAGCAGCAGTTCGTACAAAGAACCCATGAGATCCCGGTTTACCTCAAGGAGCTCTCTAATCTTGAGCAAGAGCTTGAGATGACACAGATGAAAAATAGGCGTTTGAACCTAGAGAAACAGCTTTATATTGGATTAATTGTACTGATCTTGGTGTTGATGGGGACGTATTTCTATTTGGCCTTAAGAAATAGAAGGATTCAAATGGCGCTTAATGAAAGCTTGATGGCTCAAAATAAGCTGTTGGAGAATGTAAGCAGGGACAAATCAAAATTTTTTTCGGTGGTTTCTCATGAATTGAGGACTCCTGTCTACGCAATTACTGGCCTTACTTCTGTTATGGATGTGGACAAGGTGGTCCCTCAGCAAATCAAGGCAATCAAACATTCGGGAGACTACTTGCTTCTTTTGATCAATAATATCTTACAAATGATGAATTTTGAGCAAGGTCAAAAGGACCAGTCTAAACCCAATAAATCCTATTTTGATCTGAGCGAGATTTTGGCAGATGTTATTGATTCGGCCCATTATTTCGCTCAGCAAAATGAAGTTGACCTGCTACTGAACACCACTTGGGAAGGACCAATGTGGGTAAAAGGCGAACGTCAAAAATTAATGCAGGTATTGCTAAACCTGATCATTAACGGGATCAAGTATAGTGGAGATAGCAAGGTGGTTCTCAGTGTCGAGAAAGTGGGGGCAGAGGACAATGCCGGAAAATTTAACTTTAAAGTTTCTGATAACGGAATAGGCATTCCAAAAGAGCAGCAGGAAAAGATGTTTAACTTTATGGACAGGATCGGGGATCAGGACTCCTCCCATAATCCTTTTGATCTTCATGGGGTGGGGATTGGACTTTTTGTGGTGGAGAAACTGCTGCAAGAAATGGACTCTAAGATCCATCTACGAAGTGAAGAAGGGGAAGGTGCAACGTTTTCTTTTGAACTCCTAATGGAAACGAATAAGAATGAGGTCACTGTTCGGGACGCGGAATTATCACCAAAAAAGGAGGGGCTTCATATTTTGGTGGTGGACGACAGTGATATCAACTTGATGGTGGCAGAGCGTTTGGTTACCAAGTTGGGATATAAATGCTTCAAGGCTACCGATAGCGATGACGTGGTCTCCATCATATTAAAAGAAAAAATTCATTTAGTCCTCATGGACTTGAACATGCCCTCCATCAGTGGATATGCATTATCCAGAAAAATCAAAGAGGTAGTTGATGTACCGATCATAGCCCATACAGCTGTGATGGAGGAGGAATTGGATCGGAAGCTTATGGAAGATTCAGGAATACAAGGGTACATCATAAAGCCTTATTCCTTGCCGGCATTAAAAAAGATCCTTTATGAAAATATCACTGAGGAAACCCAGTAA
- a CDS encoding M14 family metallopeptidase has translation MLKRILSLILFLAAFHGLAQENVSLDYYLKPGYSYNPDIPTPASVLGYNIGEWHVSYDQVHMYMKALAEASDRIKLEITGRTYEQRPLMMLTISHPDNLNKLNALKFQRSQLRNPAESREVDIENMPAVVYMGYSVHGNEASGVNASLLAAYHFAAANEVEEDLKNIVIIMEPGINPDGINRFASWVNSNRSIHMNGDPNNRELNEAWPRGRTNHYWFDLNRDWLPVQHPESRSRITKIQEWKPNMVLDFHEMGTNSTFFFQPGIPSRNHPLTPTKNFELTEKIAQYHAKYLDEIGSLYFTQESYDDFYYGKGSTYPDVQGQIGILFEQASSRGHLQESVNGPLSFAFTIRNQFTASLSSFEAAIAMRNELNSYMRDFYIDAKSDADADTNKAYIFGVDNDNGRTFHLADMILQHQIKLYSLKEDITVNGVDFKANKAYIVPLNQPQYRLVKGMFETRTTFQDSLFYDVSAWTLPMAFDMEFMAVNSRIMNLANVEEVKKGLTMPQGNVAGAAGAYGYAFEWGEYYAPKAAYRLMDLGYNLRVTHEPFEVSGDLQFSRGTILVDKGQSGASDQAFFEDLQAVARETGITVHAINTGYTGGINMGSPSIDVLEKPEIALLVDSGVSSYEAGEIWHLMDQRLEIPITLLPLDMVSRADLNRYNVIIMPNGSYHPLSNSATESLQRWVSDGGTIIARGRALNWLNDHKLGEFSFKSETEKDSTVQKSYANLSNDYGSKVTGGAIFNVKLDLTHPIGYGYKNEELYTFRDSNQFLLPSENPYANPLIYTDEPLASGYVYPFNLEQMKNTAMIRISAKGRGKIIGFVDDPNFRAFWFGTNKLFYNSIFFGQTISGSSAR, from the coding sequence CTAGCCCAAGAGAATGTATCGCTTGACTATTATCTAAAACCTGGCTATTCGTATAATCCGGACATCCCCACACCAGCATCTGTGCTGGGATATAATATTGGGGAATGGCACGTGAGCTACGACCAAGTGCATATGTACATGAAGGCCCTTGCCGAAGCTTCAGATCGTATAAAACTGGAAATCACGGGGCGTACCTACGAGCAACGGCCACTGATGATGTTAACCATCAGCCATCCGGACAACCTCAACAAGCTAAACGCCTTGAAATTTCAACGCTCCCAACTTCGGAATCCTGCTGAATCCCGAGAGGTAGACATCGAAAACATGCCTGCCGTGGTATATATGGGATATTCTGTCCATGGCAACGAAGCCAGTGGAGTGAATGCTTCCTTGTTGGCAGCATACCATTTTGCGGCAGCCAATGAAGTAGAAGAAGACCTTAAAAATATTGTCATCATCATGGAGCCGGGCATCAATCCAGACGGCATCAATCGCTTTGCAAGCTGGGTAAACAGCAATCGCAGCATCCATATGAACGGTGACCCCAACAACCGAGAGCTTAACGAAGCTTGGCCCCGCGGCCGTACCAACCACTATTGGTTTGACCTGAACAGGGACTGGCTGCCAGTACAGCATCCCGAATCCCGCAGCAGGATTACTAAAATCCAGGAGTGGAAGCCAAATATGGTCTTGGATTTCCATGAAATGGGCACCAACAGCACGTTCTTCTTCCAACCGGGCATCCCAAGCAGAAATCACCCGCTAACACCTACGAAAAATTTTGAATTGACTGAAAAAATTGCCCAGTATCATGCCAAATACTTGGATGAAATTGGTTCCTTATATTTTACCCAAGAAAGCTATGACGACTTCTATTACGGAAAAGGCTCTACCTATCCAGATGTCCAAGGACAAATCGGGATCCTTTTTGAGCAGGCATCTTCCCGTGGTCACTTGCAGGAAAGTGTAAACGGCCCACTGAGCTTTGCCTTCACCATCCGCAACCAGTTTACCGCGTCACTTTCTTCCTTTGAAGCAGCCATTGCCATGCGAAATGAGCTGAACAGCTATATGCGGGATTTTTATATCGATGCCAAGTCCGATGCTGATGCCGACACAAACAAGGCTTATATCTTCGGTGTGGACAACGATAATGGTCGAACATTTCACTTGGCCGACATGATCTTACAGCACCAGATCAAACTGTACAGCCTTAAAGAAGACATCACCGTAAATGGGGTGGATTTTAAAGCAAACAAAGCTTATATCGTCCCGCTGAACCAACCGCAATACCGTTTGGTCAAAGGGATGTTTGAAACCCGAACTACATTTCAGGACAGCTTATTTTACGATGTATCCGCTTGGACCCTGCCGATGGCTTTTGATATGGAATTCATGGCGGTCAACAGCCGAATCATGAACCTGGCCAATGTGGAAGAGGTCAAAAAGGGATTGACGATGCCCCAAGGAAACGTTGCTGGAGCTGCAGGAGCTTATGGCTATGCCTTTGAGTGGGGAGAATATTATGCCCCTAAGGCCGCTTACCGTTTAATGGACCTTGGTTATAATTTGCGCGTGACCCATGAGCCATTCGAAGTAAGCGGAGATTTGCAGTTTAGTAGAGGCACCATTTTGGTGGATAAAGGACAATCGGGAGCTTCCGACCAGGCCTTTTTCGAAGACCTCCAAGCAGTCGCCCGTGAGACAGGAATTACGGTTCATGCTATCAATACAGGCTACACTGGAGGAATCAATATGGGATCCCCCAGCATCGATGTACTGGAAAAACCTGAAATAGCCCTATTGGTGGATAGCGGTGTATCCAGCTACGAAGCAGGTGAAATATGGCACCTGATGGACCAACGATTGGAAATCCCAATCACCCTGCTGCCACTGGACATGGTTTCCCGAGCTGACCTAAACCGCTACAATGTGATCATTATGCCAAATGGCAGCTACCATCCCCTGAGCAACTCCGCTACCGAATCCCTGCAGCGATGGGTAAGTGACGGCGGGACCATCATTGCCAGAGGTCGCGCCCTCAACTGGCTGAACGACCATAAACTGGGTGAGTTTTCCTTTAAAAGTGAAACCGAGAAAGACAGTACTGTCCAAAAAAGTTATGCCAATCTCTCCAACGACTATGGCTCGAAGGTGACAGGTGGTGCCATCTTTAATGTCAAACTAGATCTCACACACCCGATTGGGTATGGATATAAAAATGAAGAACTGTATACCTTCAGAGACAGCAATCAATTCCTTTTACCTTCCGAAAACCCATATGCCAATCCGCTGATCTATACGGATGAGCCTTTGGCAAGTGGATACGTTTATCCATTCAACCTGGAGCAAATGAAAAATACCGCCATGATAAGGATAAGTGCCAAAGGGAGAGGGAAAATCATTGGCTTTGTCGACGATCCAAATTTCAGGGCCTTCTGGTTTGGAACAAACAAACTGTTCTACAATAGTATTTTCTTCGGTCAGACCATCAGTGGTAGTTCGGCCAGGTAA